In one window of Mobiluncus massiliensis DNA:
- a CDS encoding PD-(D/E)XK nuclease family protein, whose protein sequence is MEIFDDLSRRVRHSLNDGESVLVAGVPASGKTTLLAQLLVDNPRMLVLSQNAGAARRLSERALEIRAQSEDPHCPMGASKGFVAEIFARFNQWRREGGLPEVRLATDAEVMVQIQDFLAEMPLEEELRSALETQGFRRDLVDGIFRVRAFAGGASSDPAPPAVHPLVTQLIQAMQTDREAQRLQARQSAWPLDTASLFEEYLLAVKAGAPVPELVGIDDLQNFNGLMIDILSLWATHGTALVACTLPETCVNTYRGASPHLCERLWQQLENIPGKTVTEILLNREHVPAPLRRVWRTAVNRLGVHGISARLWNAAGESSPDSAQPDSTCVSDCPDHVILVEKPTDTAQYREIGTLLQDAHIFSAHPLNYSQMAVLTRSSLEARQVAEVLENMDIPVVVPGAGAQLNEGRLTRCLLQMIQAVCVETPDQVELSDLDLVGLLSSALVGWDVWRMRRLDSFLHDLTLLPPGEVGDGEKPSLSALESGNAADDEHSGSDTVGILPYIRQFLRTVISGQDFAGRTLAEIISESADANQLIDLGQALQAGWQQWKADPGSVQLLLWKLWDGLGRAEILQARALQPGLVPMVRSTLQIDLDLVMDLFKAADWFEARNPGQTAADFAQGMLARDLPTGTVAPHHLVRDAVTVVSAAAAVSQHWPLVAVVGLTDGIWPTLHWPGSILGTSMFDLENHGNPASSSSAGYLWNWQNEYRHFLTALTRCTERLILGTTAEDGVGRSTFLTPLVQTLQLESKQHRHLPTNLRDFVAYLRAACLGGETSWGTPAIDAPAAAGLLAKLAAGDCPAAHPDNWMGVLPVSGTTPESTEVHIYASGLERALENPLDNVLSWSGYSNDEDDPYASNKIGNIVHEAAEILGRRYWWKDHGPRDDLEYDQVLTELREETRRLLGPLTGDTWMEWNFRRRVETCLVPLATFLVNHQYPSLFEVRYPGRLPASSGAGALVYNARIDRVMFAHGQVILIDYKTGANSKFSAAKVAANLQLALYQAAYNASALGQQHPCDLAEIVALLVPPDSDEPLNSQVIEEPRDPKIWVQKALVPGTETITLPKRFSAEQRQILLNPLAWLRGEAPGAPDPETMPLRDYLQDRVDLAVAAFSGPNLSRVEFLDAWGEGDPLGVEVRKR, encoded by the coding sequence ATGGAGATTTTCGATGACTTATCGCGCCGAGTTCGCCACTCGCTTAATGACGGTGAATCTGTGCTTGTGGCAGGCGTTCCGGCTAGCGGGAAAACCACGCTTTTAGCCCAACTGCTAGTGGATAATCCCCGGATGTTGGTGTTGAGTCAGAACGCGGGTGCCGCCCGCCGGTTGAGCGAGCGAGCCTTGGAGATTCGGGCGCAATCTGAGGATCCGCACTGTCCCATGGGCGCCAGCAAAGGTTTCGTGGCGGAAATCTTTGCACGTTTCAATCAATGGCGCAGAGAGGGAGGACTGCCTGAGGTTAGACTGGCCACCGATGCTGAGGTGATGGTCCAAATCCAGGATTTTCTGGCTGAAATGCCCCTCGAAGAGGAGCTGCGTTCAGCCCTGGAAACCCAAGGTTTCCGCCGCGATTTGGTGGACGGGATTTTCCGCGTCCGGGCTTTTGCTGGCGGCGCCTCATCAGATCCCGCACCACCGGCGGTTCATCCCCTAGTGACCCAGCTCATTCAGGCCATGCAAACCGACCGGGAGGCCCAACGGCTGCAGGCTCGCCAATCTGCTTGGCCCCTGGACACGGCTTCACTTTTTGAGGAATACCTCTTGGCGGTGAAGGCGGGAGCCCCGGTTCCAGAACTGGTGGGAATCGATGATCTGCAAAACTTCAACGGGCTGATGATCGACATCCTGTCTCTTTGGGCGACGCATGGAACCGCCCTCGTGGCCTGTACCCTGCCGGAAACCTGCGTGAACACCTATCGCGGGGCCAGTCCGCACTTGTGCGAGAGACTGTGGCAACAGTTAGAGAACATCCCCGGCAAAACCGTCACCGAGATTCTGCTGAACCGGGAACACGTCCCTGCACCGTTGCGCCGAGTGTGGCGTACAGCCGTGAATCGCTTGGGAGTACACGGCATCAGCGCACGTTTGTGGAACGCTGCGGGGGAGTCCTCCCCGGACTCGGCACAGCCAGATTCAACCTGCGTTTCGGACTGCCCGGACCACGTTATTCTGGTGGAAAAGCCCACCGACACGGCCCAATACCGAGAAATCGGGACGCTCCTGCAAGACGCCCATATCTTCTCTGCCCACCCTCTGAATTATTCTCAGATGGCAGTTTTGACCCGGTCTTCCCTGGAAGCCAGACAAGTTGCGGAAGTCTTGGAAAACATGGACATACCGGTGGTAGTTCCAGGAGCCGGAGCCCAGCTCAACGAAGGGCGTCTAACCCGCTGCCTGCTTCAGATGATACAGGCAGTTTGTGTGGAAACCCCTGACCAGGTAGAGCTGTCGGATCTGGATTTAGTCGGATTACTTTCCTCTGCCCTGGTGGGCTGGGACGTGTGGCGAATGCGGCGACTCGACTCTTTCCTGCATGACCTGACATTGCTTCCCCCGGGGGAAGTCGGGGACGGTGAGAAGCCTTCCCTCTCCGCCCTGGAATCCGGAAATGCCGCTGATGATGAGCACAGCGGGTCCGACACAGTTGGAATCCTGCCCTACATCCGTCAGTTTTTGCGTACGGTGATTTCCGGCCAGGATTTCGCGGGGCGCACCCTGGCTGAGATTATCTCCGAATCTGCTGACGCGAACCAGCTCATTGACCTGGGGCAAGCGCTCCAAGCGGGATGGCAGCAATGGAAAGCCGATCCGGGATCGGTGCAGCTGCTGCTGTGGAAACTGTGGGATGGTCTGGGACGTGCCGAAATCCTCCAGGCTCGAGCCCTGCAGCCCGGTTTGGTGCCCATGGTGCGTTCCACCCTGCAAATTGACCTGGATTTGGTGATGGATTTGTTCAAAGCGGCGGACTGGTTCGAGGCTCGAAATCCGGGACAAACCGCGGCGGACTTCGCACAGGGTATGTTGGCTCGCGATCTTCCAACCGGCACCGTTGCCCCTCATCATCTGGTGCGAGACGCGGTCACTGTCGTGTCAGCCGCAGCCGCTGTCTCACAGCACTGGCCCCTGGTGGCAGTGGTGGGACTGACCGACGGAATCTGGCCGACGTTGCATTGGCCGGGTTCAATCTTGGGCACTTCCATGTTCGATCTGGAAAATCACGGCAACCCCGCAAGCTCCAGCAGTGCCGGTTACCTGTGGAACTGGCAAAACGAATACCGGCATTTCCTTACCGCCCTGACACGTTGCACTGAACGTTTAATTTTGGGCACCACCGCTGAGGACGGAGTAGGACGTTCCACCTTCCTCACGCCGCTGGTACAAACTTTGCAGTTGGAGTCGAAACAGCATCGACATCTACCCACGAACCTGCGTGACTTTGTGGCTTACCTGCGTGCGGCCTGCTTGGGTGGGGAAACCAGTTGGGGAACTCCCGCTATCGATGCCCCTGCCGCTGCGGGGCTATTGGCGAAATTGGCAGCGGGGGACTGTCCTGCCGCTCACCCGGACAATTGGATGGGTGTCTTGCCGGTCAGCGGAACCACTCCGGAATCAACCGAAGTTCACATCTATGCCTCAGGCCTGGAACGTGCCTTGGAAAATCCTTTGGATAATGTGCTGAGCTGGTCAGGCTACTCTAACGACGAAGATGACCCTTACGCGTCGAACAAAATCGGAAACATTGTTCATGAAGCCGCCGAAATTCTGGGACGCAGATACTGGTGGAAGGACCACGGGCCGCGAGACGATTTGGAGTACGACCAGGTCCTGACCGAACTGCGCGAGGAGACGCGTCGTCTGCTGGGACCCCTGACCGGAGACACCTGGATGGAATGGAACTTCCGTCGCCGAGTCGAAACCTGCCTGGTGCCCCTGGCGACTTTCTTGGTAAATCATCAGTATCCGTCTCTTTTTGAGGTGCGTTATCCCGGTCGGTTGCCAGCCAGTTCCGGGGCCGGCGCCCTGGTGTACAACGCCCGTATCGACCGGGTGATGTTTGCGCACGGGCAAGTCATCTTAATCGACTATAAGACCGGAGCTAATTCTAAATTCAGTGCTGCAAAGGTGGCGGCTAATCTGCAGTTAGCCTTATACCAAGCTGCCTATAACGCCTCTGCGTTAGGCCAGCAGCATCCCTGCGATTTGGCGGAAATTGTGGCCCTCCTGGTGCCGCCGGACTCGGACGAGCCGCTGAACTCCCAAGTCATCGAGGAGCCGCGAGACCCCAAAATTTGGGTACAAAAAGCCCTGGTGCCGGGAACGGAAACGATTACCCTCCCCAAGCGATTCTCCGCTGAACAGCGCCAGATTCTGCTCAATCCGCTGGCCTGGCTACGTGGTGAAGCTCCGGGAGCGCCCGATCCGGAAACCATGCCGTTGCGGGACTATTTACAAGACCGTGTGGACTTAGCGGTGGCGGCGTTCAGCGGACCGAATTTGTCACGAGTTGAATTCCTCGATGCTTGGGGCGAAGGGGATCCTCTCGGAGTGGAAGTGAGAAAACGATGA
- a CDS encoding DUF3107 domain-containing protein, translating into MEIKIGMKSVAREIALDIDKSPEELQKLLKDAIATGEIIDLVDKRESHTLINAGSIAYVEFAPERQNRIGFAI; encoded by the coding sequence ATGGAAATCAAAATCGGAATGAAGTCCGTAGCGCGCGAAATCGCCCTCGATATTGACAAATCCCCCGAGGAACTGCAAAAACTGCTCAAAGATGCCATCGCCACAGGGGAAATCATTGATTTGGTGGACAAGCGCGAGTCGCACACCCTCATCAATGCGGGCAGCATCGCCTATGTCGAGTTTGCTCCGGAGCGTCAAAACCGGATTGGCTTCGCCATCTGA
- a CDS encoding ferritin-like fold-containing protein — MEISEERTAHMLGLVAFTRITAYARLARDVSQTTDFADQLALARMGVSFVTAIDDLEAFANRRGLDLADLTQPYVGFFDDMELRTRPRDWWERMVKSYIFVGILADMEDLAAQFVGADMIEILGVSGSAGLTQWVRARLRDGIAADPTVESRLSMWGRRVAGEAVAGVRAILDAYPLLLPAGVEVNDKVEEIQKQHSRRMEDLGLTF; from the coding sequence ATGGAAATTTCGGAAGAACGCACGGCACACATGCTGGGTTTGGTAGCTTTCACGCGAATTACGGCGTACGCGAGGCTGGCTCGGGATGTGTCCCAGACCACCGATTTTGCTGATCAGTTGGCGTTGGCGCGGATGGGGGTTTCGTTTGTGACCGCCATCGATGATTTGGAAGCGTTTGCTAACCGGCGGGGCTTAGATTTGGCGGATTTGACCCAACCGTACGTGGGATTTTTTGACGATATGGAGCTGCGAACCCGTCCGCGTGACTGGTGGGAACGCATGGTGAAAAGCTACATTTTTGTGGGAATTTTGGCGGATATGGAGGATCTGGCAGCCCAGTTCGTCGGGGCTGACATGATTGAAATTCTGGGGGTTTCCGGGTCTGCTGGACTGACCCAATGGGTGCGGGCGCGGCTGCGTGACGGAATCGCGGCTGACCCGACGGTAGAGTCGCGCCTGTCTATGTGGGGGCGTCGCGTTGCGGGAGAGGCCGTAGCCGGGGTCAGAGCTATCCTGGATGCTTACCCGCTGCTCCTACCCGCAGGCGTAGAGGTCAACGACAAGGTGGAAGAAATCCAAAAGCAGCATTCCCGCAGGATGGAAGACTTAGGTTTGACTTTCTAA
- a CDS encoding cell wall-binding repeat-containing protein — MGISFFLNLEPAGARHRSAARYWGDRRLRRRAGVTLAVVGLAATGLVAGSPEATFVPGQPAAAQAAPGNSETVARAEFEALWDLADKVTPFSSGTVISSCTPGTAQPEAVQKMLSTWNYFRSLNRLAPVSLPAHYAPQGPAQAAALTAAAGPIASGAPNSVPGAVCLNDDVKLASRSGVIARLDGIVTPATEVLRYITEASTANTNDNLGHRLQMFSPVQANAAIGAVSIGTSGPTATSIQLFDTTYEAAGRPVHPSFWDSTNHQPPSIAWPAAGYFPSRILPTGAGENVSRWSYSGQCADLRAAEVRVTGPAGDIPLQVIHRSEPGIDPNLTPWEYGGYDTILFKVPLNQLVIPDFYNVAPYTVSISNIRTAPNCQPVPTSTSYQINLFNSDWPADPNGDADQDGVINSLDPRPHIPDLHADRIGGANRFETSAAIAKASDSRPAVIYLARSDVFADALVGGVLKDGPVLLVPPDTSPVSPVISETLRALGPKQVAALGGTGAISDARLYELAGGHAALRIGGANRVDTSVMIARRAFSKANSLYIANAYGPGGSVSPDALTGAALGDGPIVLVDSSAPAIATIRQLATDLQVDRVVALGGPAAVSDVVLQNVANGKATTRLGGQNRYETSREIALESARLQPSTHAYLARGDVFADAVSGGHLRNGPILLVPRGCGALDKNTMHTLAKLNAFQVTALGGYAAICEETLHSALEWPDYVNHNITEF; from the coding sequence ATGGGGATTTCTTTTTTTCTGAACTTGGAACCAGCCGGGGCTCGTCATCGATCTGCCGCCCGCTATTGGGGCGATAGACGCCTGCGGCGGCGGGCCGGCGTGACGCTGGCAGTTGTGGGACTGGCCGCGACCGGGCTGGTAGCGGGTAGCCCCGAAGCAACTTTTGTGCCGGGCCAGCCTGCCGCGGCACAAGCGGCACCGGGGAACAGTGAGACGGTGGCTCGCGCCGAGTTTGAGGCCTTGTGGGACTTAGCAGACAAGGTCACCCCGTTTTCTTCCGGGACGGTCATCTCTTCGTGTACCCCCGGCACCGCACAGCCTGAGGCTGTCCAAAAAATGCTCTCGACCTGGAACTATTTCCGCTCGCTCAATCGCCTTGCCCCGGTCAGTTTGCCTGCCCACTACGCTCCACAAGGTCCGGCACAAGCAGCAGCCCTCACTGCTGCGGCAGGCCCAATCGCTTCAGGAGCCCCCAACTCTGTTCCGGGCGCGGTGTGTCTCAACGATGACGTGAAACTCGCCTCGCGTTCAGGGGTCATTGCCCGGTTGGACGGTATCGTCACCCCGGCCACGGAAGTCTTGCGATATATCACCGAAGCCTCGACCGCGAACACCAATGACAACCTGGGGCATCGGCTCCAGATGTTTTCGCCCGTCCAGGCAAACGCTGCTATCGGAGCGGTTTCTATCGGAACCTCCGGCCCTACCGCCACTTCTATCCAGCTTTTCGACACGACTTATGAAGCCGCCGGAAGGCCCGTCCACCCCAGTTTTTGGGATTCCACGAATCACCAGCCGCCGAGCATTGCGTGGCCCGCGGCGGGGTATTTCCCTTCCCGTATCCTGCCTACTGGAGCGGGCGAAAACGTGTCCCGCTGGTCTTACTCGGGTCAGTGTGCCGATTTGCGGGCTGCCGAGGTCCGTGTGACCGGCCCCGCGGGAGATATTCCGCTGCAGGTCATTCACCGTTCGGAACCCGGAATCGACCCCAATCTAACACCGTGGGAATACGGCGGATATGACACGATTTTGTTCAAAGTTCCCCTGAATCAGCTGGTTATTCCCGACTTTTACAATGTGGCGCCCTATACCGTCAGTATTTCTAACATCCGCACCGCTCCAAACTGTCAACCGGTTCCAACCTCAACCAGCTACCAGATAAACCTGTTTAACTCCGATTGGCCCGCCGACCCCAACGGCGACGCAGATCAAGACGGGGTGATTAACTCGCTGGATCCCCGCCCGCACATCCCTGACCTGCACGCTGACCGGATTGGCGGGGCTAACCGATTCGAGACTTCCGCCGCTATCGCGAAGGCATCAGACTCACGCCCCGCGGTGATTTACCTGGCTCGGTCTGATGTTTTCGCTGATGCCCTCGTTGGCGGAGTTCTCAAGGATGGTCCGGTACTGTTGGTCCCTCCCGACACCTCTCCCGTGTCCCCGGTCATTTCCGAGACTCTGCGCGCTCTGGGACCCAAGCAAGTGGCAGCTTTGGGGGGAACCGGCGCTATTTCGGACGCTCGCCTCTATGAACTCGCCGGGGGGCACGCCGCTTTGCGGATTGGTGGAGCCAATCGAGTCGATACTTCCGTCATGATTGCCCGCCGAGCCTTTTCAAAAGCAAATTCTCTCTATATTGCCAACGCCTACGGACCGGGCGGCAGTGTCTCACCAGACGCGCTGACCGGAGCCGCCTTGGGAGACGGACCTATCGTCCTGGTCGATTCGTCCGCCCCCGCTATCGCTACTATCCGTCAACTGGCGACAGACCTGCAGGTAGACCGGGTAGTGGCCCTGGGCGGGCCAGCGGCCGTTTCGGACGTGGTATTGCAAAACGTAGCCAATGGCAAAGCGACAACCCGTCTGGGAGGCCAGAACCGCTACGAAACCTCGCGGGAAATCGCTTTGGAATCCGCGCGTCTACAGCCCTCAACCCACGCCTACCTAGCTCGCGGCGATGTATTTGCGGACGCGGTTTCGGGGGGCCACCTGCGCAACGGGCCAATTTTGCTGGTGCCACGCGGATGCGGAGCCCTGGACAAAAATACCATGCACACCTTGGCGAAACTCAACGCTTTCCAAGTGACTGCCCTGGGCGGATACGCCGCAATCTGTGAAGAAACCTTACACAGCGCGCTGGAATGGCCAGACTATGTCAACCACAACATCACCGAGTTCTAG
- a CDS encoding DEAD/DEAH box helicase, which translates to METAGTDEEAAADITGINDLEANQDKTFADFDVEPEIVAALRDQGIIHPFPIQALTLPVALNRQDIIGQAKTGTGKTLGFAIPILHDIIGPGDEGWDEIPDSGAPQALVVLPTRELAKQVAAEIRAAATHRVARILEIYGGVGFDSQVDALRQGVEVVVGTPGRLIDLMNQGTLKLGRVRTLVLDEADEMLDMGFLPDVEKLISQIPSRRHTMLFSATMPGPVVALARRYMFQPTHIRAADPTDSSQTVRQVKQVVYRVHSLNKTEVVARILQARGRGLTIIFTRTKRICQRLADDLSERGFATGAIHGDLGQNARERALRAFRHGKVDVLVATDVAARGIDVDDVTHVINYECPEDDKTYIHRIGRTARAGNKGSAITFVDWEDLTRWRVINRTLDLDFSDPRETYHTSAHLYSDLDIPTDATANLPRSRRVRAGLEAEELEDLGGRDPGSFGSRRGGKGSGSGRRKSEKGRGPHKNNKKKHGLKDGGKPAERGAAEEPAKKERQRKRTRRHKSDKAGKGKGVR; encoded by the coding sequence TTGGAAACCGCGGGAACTGACGAGGAAGCCGCGGCGGACATCACCGGTATTAATGACTTGGAAGCGAACCAAGACAAAACTTTCGCCGATTTTGATGTGGAACCAGAAATCGTTGCGGCTTTGCGTGATCAAGGCATCATTCATCCGTTTCCGATTCAAGCCCTGACCTTGCCGGTCGCGTTGAACCGCCAGGACATTATCGGTCAGGCCAAAACCGGCACCGGTAAGACTCTCGGATTCGCCATTCCGATCCTGCACGACATTATCGGTCCCGGCGATGAAGGCTGGGACGAGATTCCGGATTCCGGCGCCCCACAAGCCCTAGTGGTCTTGCCGACCCGCGAGCTGGCGAAACAAGTCGCGGCAGAAATCCGGGCAGCAGCGACCCATCGAGTTGCCCGAATCCTTGAGATTTACGGTGGGGTCGGATTCGATTCCCAGGTCGACGCGCTGCGCCAGGGCGTCGAGGTAGTGGTGGGCACTCCGGGACGTCTGATTGACCTGATGAATCAGGGCACCTTGAAACTGGGGCGGGTGCGGACCTTGGTTTTGGATGAGGCCGACGAAATGTTGGACATGGGTTTCCTGCCTGACGTGGAAAAACTCATCTCCCAGATTCCCTCGCGCCGCCACACCATGCTGTTTTCTGCCACTATGCCCGGCCCGGTGGTGGCTCTGGCGCGGCGTTACATGTTCCAGCCCACGCATATCCGTGCCGCCGACCCGACTGATTCTTCACAGACTGTGCGGCAGGTCAAACAAGTCGTGTACCGGGTGCATTCCTTGAACAAGACAGAAGTCGTCGCCCGGATTTTGCAAGCTCGAGGTCGCGGCTTGACGATCATCTTTACCCGCACGAAACGGATTTGCCAACGTTTGGCTGACGATCTCTCCGAACGGGGTTTCGCAACCGGCGCGATTCACGGTGACTTAGGTCAAAATGCACGAGAGCGGGCTTTGCGGGCTTTCCGTCACGGCAAGGTGGACGTGCTGGTTGCCACCGACGTAGCGGCGCGAGGCATAGACGTGGATGACGTAACCCACGTGATTAACTATGAATGTCCCGAGGACGATAAAACCTATATTCACCGCATTGGGCGCACCGCTCGCGCCGGCAACAAAGGGAGCGCCATCACCTTCGTGGACTGGGAGGACCTGACACGGTGGCGAGTCATTAATCGGACTCTCGACTTGGATTTTTCCGACCCGCGAGAGACCTACCATACCTCTGCACATCTCTATTCTGACCTGGACATTCCCACGGATGCTACCGCAAACTTGCCGCGGTCCCGACGGGTTCGCGCCGGTTTGGAAGCCGAAGAACTGGAAGATTTGGGTGGACGCGACCCGGGCAGTTTCGGGTCACGCCGCGGCGGGAAGGGTTCCGGTTCAGGACGCCGGAAATCTGAGAAGGGCCGCGGTCCGCACAAGAACAACAAAAAGAAGCACGGCCTCAAAGACGGCGGAAAACCCGCGGAGCGCGGGGCCGCCGAGGAACCTGCAAAGAAGGAACGTCAACGTAAACGCACTCGTCGTCACAAGTCCGACAAGGCTGGAAAAGGTAAGGGGGTTCGCTGA
- a CDS encoding transglycosylase, with protein MIDHLSPYEGVVFGALIGLGILSMLSAEENTQTVGACLLAAGFWGGVIALVRALVHREPGGLYVISFVAALIAGLMKFFVFSDLGKNGGNRVIWTFIIGIGLAGLVGTALNALIRKPPEDPEAAAKQASPDLDESEEAAPLHGMDEAAEESAAATDEVPPEDSAPDLP; from the coding sequence ATGATTGATCACCTTTCTCCCTATGAAGGTGTCGTTTTTGGCGCTTTAATAGGATTGGGCATCCTCTCGATGCTCTCGGCTGAAGAAAATACCCAGACGGTTGGGGCTTGCCTGTTGGCAGCCGGTTTTTGGGGCGGAGTCATTGCCCTGGTGCGCGCCCTGGTGCATCGCGAACCCGGCGGCTTGTATGTCATCTCCTTTGTCGCAGCACTGATTGCCGGTCTGATGAAGTTCTTTGTGTTTTCCGACCTGGGCAAAAATGGCGGAAACCGGGTCATTTGGACTTTCATAATCGGCATCGGCCTCGCCGGGTTAGTCGGCACAGCTCTGAACGCTTTAATTCGCAAGCCCCCGGAAGACCCGGAAGCGGCGGCGAAGCAGGCCTCCCCCGACCTTGACGAATCCGAGGAAGCCGCTCCCCTGCACGGAATGGATGAAGCCGCGGAAGAGTCCGCCGCCGCGACTGACGAAGTTCCCCCTGAGGATTCCGCCCCGGACTTGCCCTAA
- a CDS encoding aminopeptidase P family protein, which produces MSDQKETRGKNRSRQPQSKEFKKFIGENWGPRPTDGYERSSAAPYALRRRVKLGEKFKGVRLVVPAGALVVRNNDCDYRFRPHSAFSHLTGLGTDLIPDAVLVLNPVREGETGEGEGTHTATVFFRPRASRASEEFYADSRYGELWVGVRPSLEEFERMCGIPCAHLETLPDLLAKDAGQVQIAMISTSDSQAAAVVNQVREQAGIDPDAAKDLDNLLEEATSELRLTKDDWEIEEMRKAVAATKEGFEEAIRSFPRAVKHFRGERVVEGAFGARAREVGNGLGYDTIAASGEHAATLHWINNDGVVREGDLILIDAGVELDSLYTADITRTLPINGHFNEVQRRVYQAVLDAADAAFDQANQPGCIFSDVHSAAMRVIAQRLDEWGLLPVSWEESLQEDGQYHRRWMVHGTSHHLGIDVHDCAQARREMYNGARLEPGMIFTIEPGLYFRKDDLAVPPEYRGISVRIEDDILVGPGGKCERISQNIPRTVADVEAWIARVQAE; this is translated from the coding sequence ATGAGTGATCAAAAAGAAACCCGCGGCAAGAACCGCTCCCGTCAGCCCCAGTCCAAAGAGTTTAAGAAGTTTATCGGCGAGAACTGGGGTCCGCGTCCCACCGATGGCTACGAACGGTCAAGCGCTGCTCCCTACGCGCTACGCCGCCGCGTGAAGCTGGGGGAAAAGTTTAAAGGGGTGCGGCTGGTCGTTCCTGCTGGCGCCCTGGTGGTGCGCAACAATGACTGTGACTATCGATTCCGGCCGCACTCCGCGTTTTCCCACCTGACCGGCTTGGGAACTGACTTGATTCCCGATGCTGTATTGGTTTTGAACCCGGTTCGGGAAGGCGAAACCGGTGAAGGCGAAGGGACCCACACCGCCACCGTCTTTTTCCGTCCTCGCGCGTCACGCGCTTCTGAGGAGTTTTACGCAGATTCGCGTTACGGCGAGCTGTGGGTCGGGGTGCGTCCCTCGCTGGAGGAGTTCGAGCGCATGTGTGGGATTCCTTGTGCCCACCTGGAAACACTGCCCGATTTATTGGCTAAAGATGCTGGTCAGGTCCAGATTGCGATGATTTCTACCTCCGATTCCCAGGCCGCGGCAGTAGTGAATCAGGTTCGCGAACAAGCTGGGATTGACCCCGATGCCGCCAAGGACCTGGACAATTTGCTGGAGGAAGCAACTTCTGAACTGCGCCTGACTAAGGACGATTGGGAAATCGAGGAGATGCGCAAGGCTGTCGCCGCTACCAAGGAAGGCTTTGAAGAGGCGATTCGATCTTTCCCGCGGGCGGTGAAACATTTCCGCGGCGAGCGCGTGGTAGAAGGTGCATTCGGGGCGCGCGCTCGGGAAGTCGGTAACGGCCTGGGATACGACACCATTGCGGCTTCCGGGGAACACGCCGCTACCCTGCACTGGATCAACAACGATGGCGTGGTGCGGGAAGGCGATCTCATCTTGATTGACGCCGGAGTGGAACTCGATTCGCTTTACACCGCGGACATCACCCGAACCCTGCCGATTAATGGTCATTTCAACGAGGTGCAGCGTCGCGTTTATCAAGCGGTCCTGGACGCTGCCGACGCGGCTTTTGACCAGGCGAATCAGCCGGGATGTATTTTCTCCGATGTCCACAGCGCCGCCATGCGCGTCATCGCACAGAGGCTTGACGAGTGGGGTTTGCTACCGGTTTCCTGGGAGGAATCACTGCAGGAGGACGGTCAGTATCACCGCCGGTGGATGGTGCATGGCACTTCACACCACCTGGGCATCGACGTTCATGATTGCGCCCAGGCACGCCGTGAAATGTACAACGGAGCCAGGCTGGAACCCGGCATGATTTTCACCATCGAGCCCGGACTCTACTTCCGAAAAGACGACTTGGCAGTTCCCCCGGAATACCGCGGTATTTCCGTGCGTATCGAGGACGACATTTTGGTGGGACCCGGCGGCAAATGCGAGCGCATCTCACAGAATATCCCCCGCACCGTGGCTGACGTGGAAGCCTGGATTGCCCGCGTGCAGGCAGAATAG
- a CDS encoding PHP domain-containing protein — MALIIDPHVHSALSDGTDTPHELLNKARAAGLDVIGAVDHDTFEHWASFRAAYAELTAEGARPPAIILGTEISTSVDRCPIHLLNYLPDPHRGSVRAILKNAHHDRLERMRRMVAKINQDYPLTWSDVQAEITGLTPGRPHIGDALVRKGYFQTRSEAFEKVLNPGSPYYVSRPIVDSFAILEAIRADGGIPVLAHPFSLTRSKRRLDPAIVRKLAQNGLRGIEVNHREHDAPARQLAADLARELGLFVSGASDYHGAGKPNQLGENTMPEASLRQILAAGASPLLGELPLS; from the coding sequence ATGGCCTTGATAATCGACCCCCACGTGCATTCCGCACTCTCCGACGGCACGGATACTCCGCATGAATTGCTAAACAAGGCACGGGCTGCCGGGTTGGACGTAATCGGGGCAGTCGATCACGATACGTTCGAGCACTGGGCGTCATTTCGTGCCGCCTATGCCGAGTTAACGGCCGAAGGGGCTCGTCCGCCCGCGATTATTTTAGGTACGGAAATCTCCACAAGCGTGGACCGCTGCCCTATCCACCTGCTGAATTATCTGCCGGATCCCCACCGCGGCAGCGTCCGAGCAATATTAAAAAATGCCCACCACGATCGCTTGGAACGTATGCGGCGCATGGTCGCGAAAATCAACCAGGATTATCCGCTGACGTGGTCAGACGTGCAGGCAGAGATTACCGGATTGACCCCGGGTCGACCGCATATCGGCGATGCCCTGGTGCGGAAAGGCTACTTTCAGACCCGCTCCGAAGCGTTCGAAAAGGTCCTCAATCCCGGCTCCCCCTATTACGTTTCGCGCCCCATTGTTGACAGTTTCGCCATCCTGGAGGCTATCCGCGCCGACGGCGGGATACCCGTTTTGGCTCACCCGTTTTCGTTGACGCGCAGCAAACGGAGGCTGGACCCCGCCATAGTTCGGAAACTCGCTCAAAACGGCCTGCGGGGCATTGAAGTCAACCACCGCGAGCACGATGCTCCCGCCCGCCAACTGGCCGCAGATTTGGCCCGGGAGCTCGGTTTATTTGTCTCCGGGGCTTCGGATTACCACGGGGCGGGCAAGCCTAATCAGCTGGGGGAAAACACCATGCCCGAAGCCAGCCTGCGCCAGATTCTCGCCGCGGGTGCCAGCCCACTGTTAGGCGAACTGCCGCTGAGTTAG